The following proteins are co-located in the Ailuropoda melanoleuca isolate Jingjing chromosome 13, ASM200744v2, whole genome shotgun sequence genome:
- the MPP2 gene encoding MAGUK p55 subfamily member 2 isoform X1 — translation MAGSPGSGASLEGVSLGSSEEADLRREAMQQVLDNLGSLPNATGAAELDLIFLRGIMESPIVRSLAKAHERLEETKLEAVRDNNLELVQEILRDLAQLAEQSSTAAELARILQEPHFQSLLETHDSVASKTYETPPPSPGLDPTFSNQPVPPDAVRMVGIRKTAGEHLGVTFRVEGGELVIARILHGGMVAQQGLLHVGDIIKEVNGQPVGSDPRALQELLRSASGSVILKILPSYQEPHLPRQVFVKCHFDYDPARDSLIPCKEAGLCFSAGDLLQIVNQDDANWWQACHVEGGSAGLIPSQLLEEKRKAFVKRDLELTPTSGTLCGSLSGKKKKRMMYLTTKNAEFDRHELLIYEEVARMPPFRRKTLVLIGAQGVGRRSLKNKLIMWDPDRYGTTVPHTSRRPKDSEREGQGYSFVSRGEMEADIRAGRYLEHGEYEGNLYGTRIDSIRGVVAAGKVCVLDVNPQAVKVLRTAEFVPYVVFIEAPDFETLRAMNRAALESGVSTKQLTEADLRRTVEESSRIQSGYGHYFDLSLVNTNLERTFRELQAAMEKLRTQPQWVPVSWVY, via the exons atGGCGGGCAGCCCAGGCAGCGGGGCCTCCTTGGAGGGTGTATCCCTGGGCTCTTCTGAGGAAGCTGATCTCCGCAGGGAAG ccatGCAGCAAGTCCTGGACAACCTGGGATCCCTCCCCAATGCCACGGGGGCTGCAGAGCTGGACCTGATCTTCCTTCGAGGCATTATGGAAAGTCCCATAGTGAGATCGCTGGCCAAG GCCCACGAGCGGCTGGAGGAGACCAAGCTGGAGGCCGTGCGGGACAACAACCTGGAGCTGGTGCAGGAGATCCTCCGGGACCTGGCCCAGCTGGCAGAGCAGAGCAGCACGGCCGCCGAGCTGGCCCGCATCCTCCAGGAGCCCCACTTCCAG TCCCTCCTGGAGACACACGACTCTGTGGCCTCAAAGACCTATGAGAcaccaccccccagccctggcctggatCCCACCTTCAGCAACCAGCCGGTGCCTCCCGACGCAGTGCGCATGGTGGGCATCCGCAAGACCGCTGGAGAGCATCTG GGCGTGACGTTCCGTGTGGAGGGCGGCGAGCTGGTGATCGCGCGCATTCTGCACGGGGGCATGGTGGCCCAGCAAGGCCTGCTCCACGTGGGCGACATCATCAAGGAGGTGAACGGGCAGCCGGTGGGCAGCGACCCCCGCGCGCTGCAGGAGCTCCTGCGCAGCGCCAGCGGCAGCGTCATTCTCAAAATCTTGCCCAGCTACCAGGAGCCCCATCTGCCCCGCCAG GTATTTGTGAAATGCCACTTTGACTATGACCCTGCGAGGGACAGCCTCATCCCCTGCAAGGAAGCGGGCCTGTGCTTCAGTGCTGGGGACTTACTGCAGATTGTAAACCAGGACGACGCTAACTGGTGGCAG GCATGCCATGTGGAAGGGGGCAGCGCTGGGCTCATCCCCAGCCAGCTGCTGGAGGAGAAGCGGAAAGCCTTTGTCAAACGGGACCTGGAGCTGACACCCACTTCAG GGACCCTGTGTGGCAgcctttcaggaaagaaaaagaagcgaATGATGTATTTGACTACCAAGAACGCAG AGTTTGACCGCCACGAGCTGCTCATTTACGAGGAGGTGGCCCGCATGCCCCCCTTCCGCCGGAAAACCCTGGTGCTGATAGGAGCCCAGGGCGTGGGCCGGCGCAGCCTGAAGAACAAGCTCATCATGTGGGATCCAGACCGATACGGCACCACGGTGCCCC ACACGTCCCGGCGGCCCAAGGACTCAGAGCGGGAAGGCCAGGGCTATAGCTTTGTGTCCCGCGGGGAGATGGAGGCCGACATCCGTGCGGGGCGCTATCTGGAACATGGCGAATACGAGGGCAACCTGTATGGCACACGAATCGACTCCATCCGGGGTGTGGTCGCCGCCGGCAAGGTGTGCGTGCTGGATGTCAACCCCCAG GCAGTGAAAGTGCTGAGAACAGCTGAGTTTGTCCCTTACGTGGTGTTCATCGAGGCCCCTGACTTTGAGACCCTACGGGCCATGAACCGGGCTGCCCTGGAGAGTGGGGTGTCCACCAAGCAGCTCACG GAGGCAGACCTGAGGAGGACCGTGGAGGAGAGCAGCCGCATCCAGAGTGGCTACGGGCACTACTTTGACCTCAGCCTGGTCAACACCAACCTGGAGAGGACCTTTCGTGAGCTCCAGGCTGCCATGGAGAAGCTGCGGACGCAGCCCCAGTGGGTGCCTGTCAGCTGGGTGTACTGA
- the MPP2 gene encoding MAGUK p55 subfamily member 2 isoform X2, translated as MPVAATNSESAMQQVLDNLGSLPNATGAAELDLIFLRGIMESPIVRSLAKAHERLEETKLEAVRDNNLELVQEILRDLAQLAEQSSTAAELARILQEPHFQSLLETHDSVASKTYETPPPSPGLDPTFSNQPVPPDAVRMVGIRKTAGEHLGVTFRVEGGELVIARILHGGMVAQQGLLHVGDIIKEVNGQPVGSDPRALQELLRSASGSVILKILPSYQEPHLPRQVFVKCHFDYDPARDSLIPCKEAGLCFSAGDLLQIVNQDDANWWQACHVEGGSAGLIPSQLLEEKRKAFVKRDLELTPTSGTLCGSLSGKKKKRMMYLTTKNAEFDRHELLIYEEVARMPPFRRKTLVLIGAQGVGRRSLKNKLIMWDPDRYGTTVPHTSRRPKDSEREGQGYSFVSRGEMEADIRAGRYLEHGEYEGNLYGTRIDSIRGVVAAGKVCVLDVNPQAVKVLRTAEFVPYVVFIEAPDFETLRAMNRAALESGVSTKQLTEADLRRTVEESSRIQSGYGHYFDLSLVNTNLERTFRELQAAMEKLRTQPQWVPVSWVY; from the exons ATGCCAGTTGCTGCCACCAACTCTGAGTCTG ccatGCAGCAAGTCCTGGACAACCTGGGATCCCTCCCCAATGCCACGGGGGCTGCAGAGCTGGACCTGATCTTCCTTCGAGGCATTATGGAAAGTCCCATAGTGAGATCGCTGGCCAAG GCCCACGAGCGGCTGGAGGAGACCAAGCTGGAGGCCGTGCGGGACAACAACCTGGAGCTGGTGCAGGAGATCCTCCGGGACCTGGCCCAGCTGGCAGAGCAGAGCAGCACGGCCGCCGAGCTGGCCCGCATCCTCCAGGAGCCCCACTTCCAG TCCCTCCTGGAGACACACGACTCTGTGGCCTCAAAGACCTATGAGAcaccaccccccagccctggcctggatCCCACCTTCAGCAACCAGCCGGTGCCTCCCGACGCAGTGCGCATGGTGGGCATCCGCAAGACCGCTGGAGAGCATCTG GGCGTGACGTTCCGTGTGGAGGGCGGCGAGCTGGTGATCGCGCGCATTCTGCACGGGGGCATGGTGGCCCAGCAAGGCCTGCTCCACGTGGGCGACATCATCAAGGAGGTGAACGGGCAGCCGGTGGGCAGCGACCCCCGCGCGCTGCAGGAGCTCCTGCGCAGCGCCAGCGGCAGCGTCATTCTCAAAATCTTGCCCAGCTACCAGGAGCCCCATCTGCCCCGCCAG GTATTTGTGAAATGCCACTTTGACTATGACCCTGCGAGGGACAGCCTCATCCCCTGCAAGGAAGCGGGCCTGTGCTTCAGTGCTGGGGACTTACTGCAGATTGTAAACCAGGACGACGCTAACTGGTGGCAG GCATGCCATGTGGAAGGGGGCAGCGCTGGGCTCATCCCCAGCCAGCTGCTGGAGGAGAAGCGGAAAGCCTTTGTCAAACGGGACCTGGAGCTGACACCCACTTCAG GGACCCTGTGTGGCAgcctttcaggaaagaaaaagaagcgaATGATGTATTTGACTACCAAGAACGCAG AGTTTGACCGCCACGAGCTGCTCATTTACGAGGAGGTGGCCCGCATGCCCCCCTTCCGCCGGAAAACCCTGGTGCTGATAGGAGCCCAGGGCGTGGGCCGGCGCAGCCTGAAGAACAAGCTCATCATGTGGGATCCAGACCGATACGGCACCACGGTGCCCC ACACGTCCCGGCGGCCCAAGGACTCAGAGCGGGAAGGCCAGGGCTATAGCTTTGTGTCCCGCGGGGAGATGGAGGCCGACATCCGTGCGGGGCGCTATCTGGAACATGGCGAATACGAGGGCAACCTGTATGGCACACGAATCGACTCCATCCGGGGTGTGGTCGCCGCCGGCAAGGTGTGCGTGCTGGATGTCAACCCCCAG GCAGTGAAAGTGCTGAGAACAGCTGAGTTTGTCCCTTACGTGGTGTTCATCGAGGCCCCTGACTTTGAGACCCTACGGGCCATGAACCGGGCTGCCCTGGAGAGTGGGGTGTCCACCAAGCAGCTCACG GAGGCAGACCTGAGGAGGACCGTGGAGGAGAGCAGCCGCATCCAGAGTGGCTACGGGCACTACTTTGACCTCAGCCTGGTCAACACCAACCTGGAGAGGACCTTTCGTGAGCTCCAGGCTGCCATGGAGAAGCTGCGGACGCAGCCCCAGTGGGTGCCTGTCAGCTGGGTGTACTGA